The following are encoded together in the Bos javanicus breed banteng chromosome X, ARS-OSU_banteng_1.0, whole genome shotgun sequence genome:
- the LOC133242691 gene encoding melanoma-associated antigen B18-like: MVPSFPDAGPSCAGSDEGAQGPQEKSAGASQAAPDTQRPRIDPLTRKASMLLEFLLEKYTKKEPISQHTLLKVVGSKYRQHIPEVLRRASKHMDLVFGLELTEVDRSRNIYALINKLNLGGDEGLSEEGASTQAWFPHGAPGHYLHEGKMNVLEVLPKIHDTVRTSFPDLYDEGLRDQAERAGLRGATRAPTMAEASAPSKAKSCSFSHI; the protein is encoded by the exons ATGGTTCCCAGCTTTCCTGATGCAGGGCCTTCCTGTGCAGGATCTGATGAAGGCGCCCAGGGCCCACAGGAGAAAAGTGCAGGTGCCTCCCAGGCAGCCCCTGACACTCAGAGACCTCGCATAGATCCTCTGACCAGGAAGGCCAGCATGCTGCTGGAGTTCCTGCTGGAGAAGTACACCAAGAAGGAGCCCATCTCGCAGCACACCCTGCTGAAGGTCGTTGGCAGCAAGTATAGACAGCACATCCCTGAGGTCCTCAGGAGAGCCTCTAAGCACATGGACCTGGTATTTGGCCTGGAGCTGACGGAAGTTGACCGTAGCAGGAACATCTATGCCCTCATCAACAAGCTCAACCTTGGGGGCGATGAAGGTCTGAGTGAAGAGGGGGCGTCTACCCAAGCCTGGTTTCCTCATGGTGCTCCTGGGCATTATCTTCATGAAGG TAAGATGAATGTGTTGGAGGTGCTGCCCAAGATCCACGATACTGTCCGGACTTCCTTCCCAGACCTCTATGATGAGGGTCTGAGAGATCAGGCGGAGAGAGCAGGGCTGAGAGGCGCGACCAGGGCTCCAACAATGGCTGAAGCCAGTGCCCCTTCCAAGGCCAAGTCCTGCAGCTTCTCCCACATCTAG